The following nucleotide sequence is from Acidaminococcales bacterium.
GCCGAAAAATTGTCTTTTTCGGAAAAAGTGATAAACGGCATGCCGGAAAGCTTGAAAAATGATATTAAGAACCTGTTGGCGCAAAAGGCCACTTTGTTTGATTTGGGCAAAGGATTGGTCAATCTCGTGCAGGGACAGAAGGATATTTTCAACAATCTCAACAAACTGGCCGGCGAGCTTTCCCGGCTGGCGCAATTTATGGCGGAAGCGGCGCCGGAGGGCGCGGCGGAAACTGCGCGCCATCCGAGGGCCGGCAATGATTACATTCCTTTTTCCCGGGACGCCGTGCTGGCCAAATTGGATCTTCAACATTTCCGGCAATTGCTGGCGAGCATTGCCGGCGGCAAAGATGTCGTCCGGGCCGGAAAAGATGGATCGGAAGCCGCGCCGCCTAAACCGGAAAATGCGCCTGCCAGCCCCCAAAAGGCTGTTTTGGCGCCATCGCCCAAACAGCCGCCGCCAATATTGATAAACAGGCAAGCGATAGAAGCGGCTTCCGGCCAAAAGCAGACGTCCGGGAAGGTTGCCGAGGCGCCGGCGCGGCCGGCCGGAGCGGAAAAAACCGGCGCAGCCGCAGACGAGCCTGCCGCCCGGTCGGATAGCGCCGCCGATGGGCAGACGGTTAAAGGGCGGCCGGGGCAAAAGGCCGATTTGTCGTCCTTTTTTCGCAATATGACCGCTGTCAGAGGGTTGGCGGATACGGACGGAGTAAAAGCTTTGGCCAATTTGGCTAACGCCATAAAGGGTACCGTGAACAAGACGGCAAAGCAACCCGAGCAGGAGCGGGACGCCACGGTTGGGCAAAAGGGCGCGCCCGCCGGGGAAGTTACACGGCAGCCTTCGCGCGGCGGCAGTTGGCCCTCCGGCGTTTTGCTGGCTAAGGCCAAAGAGGCGCTGCCGGAATTGCCGGGGCAAAGCTTTACTGCGAAGGCGGAAAGCATTGCCAATCTTTTCCAAAACCTGGCCGCGCTGAAAAAATCGCTTGACGGCATGGCGGGGGCAGACCCTCGCCTGGCGCGGGCGCTGAAAGCCTTAAACGGAGATCCGGCGGTTTTTTCTTTGGACGAGAAGGTCCTCCTTACCGATGTGTTTGAGCGGCTGGTCAAAGAACACTTCCGCGACAGAGCCGGACTTGATGTTTTGGAGCGCGCCCTTAACCGCCTGACGGCGAAAGAGCAGATGCCGCTTGACAAAGAAACCGCAGGATTGCAGGTTTTCGCCCGATTGCTCAAATACGCCGACAGTTTGCAATATCCGCGCCGGCAAGTGCAGGCATGGGCGAACGCCCTGCGCGATCTCGCGGACAATATGGTAAAAACAATAGCTGGCCAAGGGGATAAATCATCTCAGCATATACAGGGTTCTTTTGTTTTTAATCTGGCGAGTGAAGGGCAGGAGAAACATACGCCGGTATATATTGACGTTTACCGGGAAAAAAACGGCGGAAGGGAATTTGCCGGCAAAAGCGGCGAAACATGGCTGAGGATAAAGGTCAGCCCCGAATATGTTGGCCAGGTTACCGCAATATTTCATCTTTATCAGGAATCGCTTTTAGACGTAAAGATAGTCTTTGCCAATCAGGACGGCATGGAAGAGTTCAGCCGTTTCCTGCCGGACATCGAAGACGCATTGCGCAATACCAATATGCAGGTCAACAGCATAGTGGTTGCATAACAGAGGTAAAATTATGGCTGAAGAAAAAAAGGAAATCGCCCAGGCGGTCGCTTTAAGCTATGACACGGAAAAAGACAGCGCGCCGAAAGTCGTGGCGAAAGGCAAGGGCGTTACCGCCGAGAACATTCTTAAAACGGCGAAAAGCAGCTTTGTGCCCGTCTATCAGAACAAAGCCCTTACCCAGATGCTCATGGCGCTGGAAATAGATAGTGAAATACCGCCTGAACTTTATCAGGCGGTCGCCGAAGTGTTGTCGTATGTTTATAGGGTGGACAAGCTGCTGGAAGCGAACAAGCGACTGGGCAGCGAATTATAGCCGGCGCATCGTGCGCGTGGGTGCCGTGTCCGTTGGCCAAAGGCCAAAAACTGTCAGAAGTTTCTTCTTATTTCTACCACTCGGCCGTAAATTTGATCGTCTTGGGCAAGGGCCGGCAGAGGGCAGCTGCCATCGGCGGCTTCCCGTCCGTCTTTGCGGACAAGCCGCAAAGAGACGCCGCCCGGCGCTTTGTTCCATACCGCAGCTATATCGCCGGGCGCTGCCACATTTTGCCGCCGTACAATAGCCGCGTCGCCTTTTAATATGCCGAAAGCGCGCATGCTGTCGTCAGGGACCCGCAACAAGATATACTCGCCTGCCGGCGCCTTGGCGGCGCGAATGTATTTATCAGGATACTCATAAATTGTTTCTTGGCCGCCGCGCTTTATGGCCTCGTTCAAAAAGGATATTGGCGGAGCGTCCGGCAAAAGCGCCTGCCCGTCAGCAAAAGGTTGTGTCGGCAAAGCGGAAGGCAAAACGCCGCCGGTGCCGAAAAGAACGGAAAAAGCGTTGACGGCGGGCTGATCGTCCGCTATGTCTTCCGGGGATACTTTAAAAAATTCAGTTATTTTCGTTAAATCCTGCGCGCTGGGATCGCGAAATCCTGTTTCCAGTCCTTCAAGCATGGATTCGGGGATATTTAGTTCCCGCGATAGTTCCTCTAATGAAAGCCCTTTGTCCAGGCGCAGTTTTTTCAGTTTTTCGTCAAAATACATGTAAATCGCCCCCTGTCCTTCATAAAGTATAAAGCATCGCTTTCCGGCGGTCAATTGCCGCGCATCGCTTCGGTAAAAGATAAGGTTGTTAAATAATGGCCTTGGTGTTAAAATGTAAGTGAGCCAAAACAAGGGGGCATTTTGCTTTGAAGTTTACCAAATGGCACGGGCTGGGCAACGATTTTATAATCCTTGATGAAATTGACGCGAAAATAGACGCGGCGCCCTTGGCCGCAAAGCTTTGCGACAGGCATTTCGGCGTGGGCGCCGATGGACTGTGTCTTCTGGAGACAAGCGACAAAGCCGATATACGTATGCGCCTTTTCAACTCCGATGGCAGTGAAGCGGAAATGTGCGGCAATCTTATGCGTTGTTTGCCGAAACATTTGTATGAAACGGGAATTTGCCGCAAAAAAAATATGCTGGTGGAAACGCTTGCCGGCATAATAAAGCCGCAACTGATTTTTTCTGGGGCGGAAATTGCCGCCGTAACGGTTGATATGGGGACGCCCAAAACCAGGCGCGGCGAAATTCCTATGTCCGGCCGCCCGG
It contains:
- a CDS encoding EscU/YscU/HrcU family type III secretion system export apparatus switch protein, with translation MAEEKKEIAQAVALSYDTEKDSAPKVVAKGKGVTAENILKTAKSSFVPVYQNKALTQMLMALEIDSEIPPELYQAVAEVLSYVYRVDKLLEANKRLGSEL
- a CDS encoding helix-turn-helix domain-containing protein; translation: MYFDEKLKKLRLDKGLSLEELSRELNIPESMLEGLETGFRDPSAQDLTKITEFFKVSPEDIADDQPAVNAFSVLFGTGGVLPSALPTQPFADGQALLPDAPPISFLNEAIKRGGQETIYEYPDKYIRAAKAPAGEYILLRVPDDSMRAFGILKGDAAIVRRQNVAAPGDIAAVWNKAPGGVSLRLVRKDGREAADGSCPLPALAQDDQIYGRVVEIRRNF